A DNA window from Porites lutea chromosome 6, jaPorLute2.1, whole genome shotgun sequence contains the following coding sequences:
- the LOC140941407 gene encoding noggin-1-like, whose protein sequence is MRNFRFQGFSTILAACFLSSVLQISSKAQSWNPLLPDPAPQPVGAARDKLKLRIPTEPKSYPSDPIESDFDIPLLKEKLGKDYDQVNTAINKEELLMKKNNYSSTHGDRQQDFVRKMLVQSMPQEIKNLNFKMPGMKRYLGSKASKKLQLWLWQVSHCPVLPKWKDLGVRYWPRHINVGRCSKKATCSFPSGMRCRISSTKDVGVLRWHCLDRFAQRKETTCMWLPFHHPVISECKCKCLQ, encoded by the coding sequence ATGCGTAACTTCAGGTTCCAGGGCTTTTCCACGATTCTCGCTGCCTGTTTTCTGAGCAGTGTTTTACAAATTTCTTCCAAGGCGCAATCTTGGAACCCTCTCCTACCGGATCCAGCTCCGCAGCCTGTCGGTGCAGCAAGGGACAAGCTTAAGCTCAGAATACCAACAGAACCAAAGAGCTATCCCAGCGACCCAATAGAAAGCGACTTCGACATACCCTTGCTGAAAGAAAAACTGGGCAAAGATTACGATCAAGTAAATACCGCCATCAACAAAGAGGAGCTCCTcatgaagaaaaacaactacAGTTCCACTCACGGCGACCGACAACAGGACTTTGTGCGAAAAATGTTGGTCCAAAGCATGccgcaagaaataaaaaacctcAATTTCAAAATGCCCGGGATGAAAAGATACCTTGGATCTAAGGCGAGTAAAAAGCTTCAGCTCTGGCTATGGCAAGTGTCGCATTGCCCTGTTCTTCCCAAATGGAAAGATCTAGGGGTGCGTTATTGGCCTCGTCACATTAATGTCGGGCGATGCTCAAAGAAAGCCACATGCTCGTTTCCTTCTGGGATGAGGTGCCGGATTTCCAGTACTAAGGACGTGGGTGTGCTGCGATGGCATTGTCTTGACAGATTCGCCCAAAGGAAGGAGACTACTTGCATGTGGCTGCCATTTCACCACCCCGTGATCTCAGAGTGTAAATGCAAGTGCTTACAATGA
- the LOC140940423 gene encoding U3 small nucleolar RNA-associated protein 6 homolog, which yields MAENVHQNLESMLPELEELERMGVFSSDEIRNIITKRREYEYHLQKRIVQKADFLRYMQYEINLDMLKKKRKVRLGIKRNLHGEQIVMKRIHTLFQNALKKFVGDIKLWIQYIEFCKHMGSTKMLGKVFARVLQYHPNNPNLWIMAAKWEFEDNKNIPNSRTLLQRGLRVNPSSKQLWLEYFRMELLHVEKIHKRRKILGLDDQEETQESLEEEKVSPEFLAGKVPEIVYQKAIQCIPDDIEFRVSFIEVYRLFEDTKQSCDLVYNSLVEDFPSSEEVWNLVARRPIDERKSEVKKGMTEITDSQWCELEAEMNKLFQDAVEKVPTDKMWELYIKAFMELLGDSSTKEAKRREKTVLQLFTAADSNNHLTEELYRSWVGVLLQTDKTKQALSVCKKGTERFNSSVSLWSEYLRLKVINKGKIADIQNQFSSAIKNVEPKESLPLWNLWLDWCIEKNPDEVRAVFESSLQSCVDVSSPMKEKYVEWTVKSKGIKKARKLYKRLSQTPPVEISFFQKCIELELEQDELSLKRVRSLYETAVDHFGTSHPDLWLDYIRFELDHPDNKASTTGELYWRATKCLEGQYTEKFVGLHSLLQARRV from the exons ATGGCAGAGAATGTTCATCAAAACTTGGAAAGTATGCTGCCCGAACTAGAGGAGCTGGAGAGAATGGGAGTCTTTTCCAGTGATGAAATAAG GAATATCATAACAAAGAGGCGTGAATATGAATACCACTTACAGAAGAGAATTGTTCAGAAGGCAGACTTTCTTAGATACATGCAG TATGAGATTAATTTAGATAtgctgaagaagaaaagaaaagtg AGACTTGGCATCAAAAGAAACTTGCATGGGGAGCAAATTGTTATGAAAAGAATTCACACACTTTTTCAG aatGCATTAAAAAAGTTTGTG ggGGACATCAAACTTTGGATCCAGTACATTGAGTTCTGTAAGCACATG ggAAGCACAAAAATGCTTGGCAAAGTTTTTGCCAGAGTCCTGCAATACCACCCAAACAATCCAA ACCTGTGGATAATGGCTGCAAAGTGGGAATTTGAAGACAACAAGAACATTCCAAACAGCAGAACTTTGTTACAAAGAGGACTTCGAGTGAACCCATCATCAAAACAACTTTGGCTGGAG tatttcaGAATGGAGCTTCTACATGTTGAAAAA attcataaaagaagaaaaattctgGGATTGGATGACCAGGAAGAAACACAGGAGTCACTG gaagaagaaaaagtgaGTCCAGAGTTCTTGGCTGGAAAAGTTCCTGAAATAGTTTACCAAAAGGCAATTCAATGTATACCAG ATGATATAGAATTCAGAGTGTCTTTTATTGAAGTTTATCGCCTCTTTGAAGATACAAAACAAAGTTGTGATTTGGTGTATAACAG CTTAGTAGAGGACTTTCCTTCGTCAGAAGAAGTCTGGAATTTAGTGGCCCGTCGACCCATTGATGAAAGGAAAAGTGAAGTAAAGAAAGGAATGACAGAAATAACAG ATAGTCAGTGGTGTGAGCTGGAAGCAGAGATGAACAAGTTATTTCAGGATGCTGTGGAGAAGGTTCCAACAG ATAAAATGTGGGAGTTGTACATCAAAGCTTTTATGGAATTGCTGGGTGATAGTTCcacaaaagaagcaaaaaga CGAGAAAAAACTGTGTTACAACTTTTTACAGCGGCAGACAGCAATAACCATTTAACAGAAGAACTTTACAGGTCATGG GTTGGTGTTTTGCTTCAAACAGATAAAACGAAGCAAGCATTATCAGTGTGTAAAAAAGGAACTGAGCGGTTTAACTCATCAGTGAGCTTATGGAGTGAATACCTGAGATTGAAAGTTATAAATAAGG GTAAAATCGCGGACATTCAGAATCAATTTTCTTCTGCTATCAAAAATGTGGAGCctaag GAATCGCTGCCACTGTGGAATCTCTGGCTAGATTGGTGTATCGAGAAAAATCCAGATGAAGTTAGGGCTGTGTTTGAA TCTTCGTTGCAATCTTGTGTTGACGTGAGTTCCCCAATGAAAGAAAAGTATGTTGAGTGGACAGTGAAGTCAAAAGGAATAAAGAAAGCCAGAAAACTTTATAAAAG GCTCAGTCAGACACCACCCGTGGAAATTTCCTTCTTTCAAAAATGCATCGAGCTGGAACTCGAACAG gACGAGCTGAGTTTAAAGCGTGTCCGTAGTCTGTACGAGACAGCGGTTGATCATTTTGGAACATCTCATCCTG ATCTATGGTTGGACTATATTCGTTTTGAGCTTGATCACCCTGATAACAAGGCAAGTACCACAGGAGAGCTGTACTGGCGTGCTACCAAGTGTCTTGAAGGACAATATACTGAGAAGTTTGTGGGTCTTCACTCCTTACTGCAGGCAAGGCGGGTGTAG